One Chiloscyllium punctatum isolate Juve2018m chromosome 19, sChiPun1.3, whole genome shotgun sequence genomic window carries:
- the nsun5 gene encoding 28S rRNA (cytosine-C(5))-methyltransferase isoform X3 — protein sequence MALYVKAAAVLGQLEGKRGSVKTLVYNSGHKNIKQLFALVCETLKYTSVLNEIITASDLLKKEKKLQMNVAKVLVYDFLFGKGLKCGGTWKVLIMKHRSQLKSALARLKVKRKVSRNEDLIETKVSSKEAYQLPRYVRVNLLKSNTEDVIDYFKREGYTYLGQATSIADLRQIDRKQFISDLHLSELLAFHPKTDLHEHFLYTAGHIILQDKASCLPAYLLSPPAGSHVIDACAAPGNKTSHLAAILRNKGKLFAFDLDTKRLATMGTLLLRAGVTCHELANQDFTLVDPSDPKYQDVNYVLVDPSCSGSGIVNRLNQFTDEEESASAQRLQALASFQYKALSLALSFPNVERVIYSTCSIHCEENEDVVKEILKRHGNRIRAVNVTDSWIFNAEVIGSFGFEVNDRIWN from the exons ATGGCTCTGTATGTGAAGGCGGCCGCCGTCCTGGGGCAGCTCGAGGGCAAACGGGGCTCGGTGAAAACCCTGGTTTATAACAGCGGCCACAAG AACATTAAGCAGCTCTTTGCGCTGGTGTGTGAAACACTGAAGTATACATCTGTGTTGAACGAAATTATTACCGCATCAGACTTGCTAAAGAAGGAGAAGAAGTTGCAGATGAATGTTGCCAAG GTACTGGTGTATGACTTCCTGTTTGGGAAGGGCTTGAAATGTGGTGGCACTTGGAAAGTACTGATCATGAAACATCGTTCCCAATTAAAATCGGCACTTGCCAGACTGAAGGTGAAAAGAAAAGTGAGCCGCAATGAGGATCTTATCGAAACAAAAGTTTCCAGTAAGGAAG CTTACCAGCTGCCTCGCTATGTTCGAGTGAACCTACTGAAGAGCAACACTGAAGATGTGATTGATTACTTCAAACGTGAGGGTTATACTTATCTGGGGCAGGCCACCAG TATAGCTGATCTGAGGCAGATTGATCGGAAACAATTCATCAGTGACCTTCACCTCTCAGAATTGCTGGCTTTTCATCCAAAGACAGACCTTCATGAACATTTCTTGTACACAGCCGGGCATATCATTCTGCAGGATAAG GCCAGCTGTTTACCAGCATATCTCTTGAGCCCTCCAGCAGGTTCTCATGTGATTGATGCATGTGCAGCTCCTGGGAACAAGACCAGCCACCTTGCTGCTATTCTCCGTAACAAAGG GAAACTCTTTGCTTTTGATCTTGACACCAAACGTCTGGCGACAATGGGCACACTGCTGTTGAGGGCTGGAGTTACATGTCATGAACTGGCCAATCAGGACTTCACGCTTGTGGATCCCAGCGACCCCAAGTACCAGGATGTGAATTATGTTCTAGTGGACCCATCATGCAGTGGCTCTG GAATTGTTAACCGCTTGAACCAGTTCACAGATGAGGAGGAGTCAGCATCCGCACAACGCCTACAGGCACTTGCAAGTTTCCAGTACAAAGCCCTCAGTCTTGCCCTGAGCTTTCCAAACGTGGAACGGGTCATTTACTCGACATGTTCAATACATTGTGAAGAGAATGAGGATGTTGTCAAGGAGATATTAAAGCGACATGGCAACCGAATCAG